A segment of the Serratia fonticola genome:
TGCTTGGCGACTTATTGGGTTCCGTAGGCGCTATCGCGGCGGCGATCGTCATCCTTACCACCGGATGGACGCCTATCGATCCAATACTTTCTGTTTTGGTTTCCTGTCTGGTGCTGCGCAGTGCCTGGCGACTGCTCAAAGAGAGTTTTCATGAATTGCTGGAAGGGACGCCGCAGGAACTGGATATCAAGAAGTTACAAAAAGACCTGTGCCTGAATATTCCTGAAGTTCGCAATATCCACCACGTCCATGTCTGGCAGATTGGCGAGCAAAAATTGATGACGCTGCATGCCCAGGTGATCCCTCCTCACGATCATGACGGGTTGCTGCGCCGTATCCAGGCTTATCTGCTGGAACATTACAAGATTGGCCATGTAACAATTCAGATGGAATACCAGCATTGCGATACGCCAGACTGTGGCATCAACAGGATGCCAGAACCGAGTGAACACTCACATACAGGTTCTCGCGCTCATCTGGAGCATCATCACTGAGGCGGCTAACCATTCACCTTACTGCAACCTGTCAAAGCCCCTTTCCCTGCGGTAAGGGGCTCATCGCGTTATGCTAGTGTGCCGAAGAAAGCGGCTGAGAATGATTTTGCGCGGCACTGCGGATCCACAACCAAGAACCATTGAGGGCGATTAACGTTAGGATAGCGTATTCCAGCGCCATCGCGTAAACACCCTGGTAGG
Coding sequences within it:
- the zitB gene encoding CDF family zinc transporter ZitB, with translation MSGSTHVHQPQDGNSKRLLAAFLVTVIFMVAEVVGGLLSGSLALLADAGHMLTDAAALLVAIMAVHFSQRKPNARHTFGYLRLTTLAAFVNAAALLLIVIFILWEAIRRFFDPQPVMGTPMLIIAVAGLLANLLAFWLLHHGNEEKNINVRAAALHVLGDLLGSVGAIAAAIVILTTGWTPIDPILSVLVSCLVLRSAWRLLKESFHELLEGTPQELDIKKLQKDLCLNIPEVRNIHHVHVWQIGEQKLMTLHAQVIPPHDHDGLLRRIQAYLLEHYKIGHVTIQMEYQHCDTPDCGINRMPEPSEHSHTGSRAHLEHHH